In Populus alba chromosome 9, ASM523922v2, whole genome shotgun sequence, a genomic segment contains:
- the LOC118058966 gene encoding protein FMP32, mitochondrial, protein MALCSRVVRSGVNSAIFFAKSRAINPSSSSSFGNRFDYRHISQLVRPNNNKRAFLVDTLALVRGLEAQGVPSKQAEAITAAITEVLNDSLENVANSFVSKAEMQKSEMIQDSNLSKFKSEVQSSQEHHFSLLQRETEKLRGDIDKMRSELRYEIDKVTAGQRLDLNLERGRIRDELANQNAETTNLTNKLDREIHALRAHLEAAKYDVIKYCIGTLVSICAVGIATVRILL, encoded by the exons ATGGCTCTTTGCAGTCGAGTGGTTAGATCAGGCGTTAATTCTGcgattttctttgcaaaatctCGAGCGATTAACCCATCATCTTCTAGTTCATTTGGTAACAGATTTGATTACCGGCATATTTCGCAGCTCGTTAGACCTAACAACAATAAACGCGCATTTCTCGTTGATACTTTAGCACTG GTGAGAGGATTGGAAGCGCAAGGCGTGCCGTCGAAGCAAGCGGAGGCGATTACGGCTGCGATTACTGAAGTGTTGAATGATAGTTTGGAGAATGTCGCTAATTCATTTGTTTCTAAGGCAGAAATGCAGAAg AGTGAAATGATTCAAGACTCAAATCTGTCGAAGTTTAAGTCTGAAGTACAGAGTTCTCAG GagcatcatttttctttgttgcaaCGTGAGACTGAAAAATTACGAGGTGACATAGATAAAATGCGCAGTGAACTGAG GTATGAAATTGATAAAGTAACTGCTGGACAGCGTTTGGATTTGAATCTCGAAAGAGG ACGCATACGTGACGAGCTGGCTAATCAGAATGCAGAAACCACCAATCTCACAAACAAGCTTGACCGG GAAATTCATGCATTGAGAGCCCACCTGGAAGCAGCAAAATACGATGTGATTAAATACTGCATAGGTACCCTCGTCTCCATATGTGCAGTTGGCATTGCAACGGTCCGTATCTTGTTGTAG